A genomic window from Lentibacter algarum includes:
- the murF gene encoding UDP-N-acetylmuramoyl-tripeptide--D-alanyl-D-alanine ligase, which yields MKPLWTSAEAAAATGGAVGSDWTASGVSIDTRTLAPGDLFVALKAARDGHEFVAQALEKGAAAALVSHVPEGLEGSNKLLLVGDVLAALEDLGRAARARSAAKIIGVTGSAGKTSTKEMLRVMLAAQGFCHAAEASYNNHWGVPLTLARMPLEAEFAVIEIGMNHPGEIAPLAKMAAPHVVMITTVAAAHMAAFENIEGIAAEKAAIMDGLTEGGVAIWNGDIGTASILAAKAAQCAGRGLTFGTTSEDYRLVSTRLKDNMTIAEAEAFGEALVFKVGAAGQHFAMNGLGAIAVCEAVGLDRAVAAADLARWEPPAGRGRREILALDEVEDDHIELIDDAFNANPASLVASLQVLADIARPEGRSRKIAIIGDMLELGVSEFDEHARVARLPSIAALDLVHCVGPLMLHAWEALPTEQQGDWFETADELAAKVRGYLRAGDIVLVKGSKGIGVSRVVSAIRLAMRPKTERRGIE from the coding sequence ATGAAACCTCTTTGGACAAGTGCGGAGGCGGCAGCGGCCACGGGTGGCGCTGTTGGCTCGGATTGGACGGCAAGCGGTGTTTCGATTGATACCCGCACACTCGCGCCGGGCGATCTTTTTGTTGCGCTGAAGGCTGCGCGAGATGGCCATGAGTTTGTTGCGCAGGCGTTGGAAAAGGGTGCGGCGGCGGCGCTTGTGAGCCATGTGCCCGAGGGGCTGGAAGGCTCAAACAAGCTGTTGCTGGTGGGGGATGTGCTGGCGGCACTTGAAGATTTGGGACGCGCGGCACGGGCGCGCAGCGCGGCGAAAATTATCGGCGTGACAGGTAGCGCGGGCAAGACCTCGACCAAGGAGATGCTGCGGGTGATGCTCGCGGCGCAAGGCTTTTGCCATGCAGCAGAGGCGAGCTACAATAACCACTGGGGTGTCCCGCTCACGTTGGCGCGGATGCCGCTGGAGGCAGAGTTTGCCGTGATCGAGATCGGTATGAACCACCCCGGCGAAATAGCGCCTTTGGCGAAGATGGCCGCGCCTCATGTGGTCATGATCACCACTGTTGCGGCGGCGCATATGGCCGCGTTTGAGAACATCGAAGGTATCGCAGCGGAAAAAGCCGCGATTATGGACGGGCTCACCGAAGGCGGTGTGGCGATTTGGAATGGCGATATTGGGACTGCGTCAATTTTGGCGGCGAAGGCTGCTCAATGTGCGGGCCGGGGGCTCACCTTTGGCACAACGTCAGAAGACTATCGGCTGGTTTCAACACGGCTGAAAGACAATATGACCATCGCCGAGGCTGAAGCCTTTGGCGAAGCGCTTGTCTTTAAAGTAGGGGCCGCGGGGCAGCATTTTGCGATGAACGGACTTGGCGCGATAGCGGTGTGTGAGGCCGTCGGGCTTGACCGTGCAGTGGCCGCCGCTGATCTGGCGCGTTGGGAGCCGCCTGCGGGGCGGGGGCGGCGCGAGATTTTGGCGCTTGATGAGGTCGAGGATGACCACATCGAGTTGATTGATGATGCGTTTAATGCCAACCCTGCGTCGCTTGTCGCGTCTTTACAGGTTTTGGCCGATATTGCGCGCCCTGAGGGGCGGAGCCGTAAGATTGCGATCATCGGGGATATGCTGGAACTTGGTGTGAGCGAGTTTGACGAGCATGCGCGTGTGGCGCGTTTGCCGAGTATCGCAGCGCTCGATCTTGTGCATTGTGTTGGGCCATTGATGCTTCATGCTTGGGAGGCGCTGCCGACTGAGCAACAGGGTGACTGGTTTGAGACGGCGGATGAACTCGCCGCCAAAGTGCGTGGCTATTTACGCGCGGGTGATATTGTATTGGTAAAAGGCTCCAAGGGGATCGGCGTTAGCCGCGTTGTGAGCGCGATCCGTTTGGCCATGCGCCCAAAAACAGAGAGACGAGGAATAGAGTAA
- the murD gene encoding UDP-N-acetylmuramoyl-L-alanine--D-glutamate ligase — MIPVAGYVGQSVGVLGLGRSGLSAARSLRAGGAEALCWDDNPDARAKAEAEGFECLDLGKEAVMSRLSALVVSPGIAHLYPEPNRVVAAALLAGVPVDNDIGLFFASLGSGAWVELDVPPRVVAVTGSNGKSTTSALIAHLIESAGKTAQLAGNIGRGVLDIDEPLSGDVIVLELSSYQTELARALTPDIAVFTNLSPDHLDRHHGMGGYFAAKRRLFAEGGPDRAVIGVDENEGMFLDNQLSAGQGDDRVIRISVERKLTGHGWNVYAKKGFLAEWRKGRQVASIDLREVKGLPGAHNHQNACAAYAVCRALGIAPRDIEKGFHSFKGLPHRSQLIAEAAGISYVNDSKATNVDAAYMALRAFENIRWICGGLEKEGGLSGLQDALGHVKKAYVIGREAAQFAMQLKGVEAEVCTTMEKAVEAAMRDALEGDVVLLAPAAASFDQYDSFEKRGDDFSQEVLKRL, encoded by the coding sequence ATGATTCCAGTTGCTGGATATGTGGGCCAATCTGTTGGTGTTCTGGGTCTTGGGCGCAGTGGTCTGTCGGCGGCGCGCAGCTTGCGCGCGGGCGGGGCTGAGGCGCTCTGCTGGGATGACAACCCCGATGCGCGGGCCAAGGCAGAGGCCGAGGGCTTTGAGTGTCTGGATCTTGGCAAAGAGGCGGTGATGAGCAGGCTGTCGGCGCTCGTGGTCAGCCCCGGGATTGCGCATCTTTATCCAGAGCCAAACCGTGTTGTCGCGGCGGCGCTCTTGGCGGGTGTGCCTGTGGACAATGACATCGGGCTGTTTTTTGCCTCACTTGGGTCAGGTGCTTGGGTCGAACTGGATGTCCCACCCCGTGTGGTGGCTGTGACGGGCTCTAACGGCAAGTCGACGACATCGGCTCTGATTGCCCATTTGATTGAGTCTGCGGGCAAGACAGCACAGCTGGCGGGCAATATTGGCCGTGGGGTTCTGGACATTGATGAGCCATTGTCGGGCGATGTGATTGTGCTTGAGCTCAGCTCCTATCAGACCGAGCTGGCGCGGGCGCTGACGCCTGATATTGCGGTGTTTACCAACCTCTCGCCAGACCATCTGGACCGTCATCACGGGATGGGCGGGTATTTTGCGGCCAAGCGGCGGCTTTTTGCGGAAGGCGGCCCTGACCGTGCTGTTATTGGCGTGGATGAGAACGAGGGGATGTTCTTGGACAACCAGCTTTCGGCGGGGCAGGGCGACGACCGTGTGATCCGTATTTCTGTCGAGCGCAAACTCACAGGGCACGGCTGGAACGTCTATGCGAAGAAGGGCTTTTTGGCGGAATGGCGCAAGGGGCGTCAGGTGGCGTCTATCGACTTGCGCGAGGTGAAGGGGCTGCCTGGTGCGCACAACCATCAGAACGCCTGTGCGGCCTATGCTGTCTGCCGTGCGCTCGGGATTGCGCCGCGGGATATCGAAAAGGGATTTCACAGTTTCAAAGGCTTGCCGCACCGCTCGCAGCTGATTGCTGAGGCGGCAGGTATTTCTTACGTCAACGACAGCAAGGCGACGAATGTAGACGCGGCGTATATGGCGCTGCGTGCGTTTGAGAACATCCGTTGGATCTGTGGTGGGCTGGAAAAAGAAGGTGGGCTGAGCGGGCTACAAGACGCGCTTGGGCATGTGAAGAAAGCCTATGTGATTGGCCGCGAGGCGGCGCAGTTTGCGATGCAGCTGAAGGGTGTGGAGGCGGAAGTCTGCACGACGATGGAAAAGGCTGTTGAGGCGGCGATGCGGGATGCGCTAGAGGGCGATGTTGTCTTGCTGGCGCCTGCGGCGGCGAGCTTTGACCAGTATGACAGCTTTGAAAAACGGGGCGATGATTTTAGCCAAGAGGTTTTGAAGCGGCTCTAG
- the mraY gene encoding phospho-N-acetylmuramoyl-pentapeptide-transferase, translating into MLYWLTALSDGGDFFNLFRYITFRAGGAFLTALIFGFIFGPPLINVLRRRQGKGQPIRDDGPEGHLAKAGTPTMGGLLIVGALLTSTLLWARLDNPFIWIVLFVTVGFAAIGFADDYAKVKKQTTAGVSGRVRMLLGLLISAIASYWAALYHPDALQYQLAMPVFKDTLINLGYLFVPFSMIVIVGAANAVNLTDGLDGLAIMPVMIAAGTLGVIAYAVGRVDFTEYLDVHYVPGTGEILIFTAGIFGGGLGFLWYNAPPAAVFMGDTGSLALGGALGAIAVSTKHEIVLAIVGGLFVVEALSVIIQVLYFKRTGKRVFLMAPIHHHYEKKGWAEPQIVIRFWIISLILALIGLATLKLR; encoded by the coding sequence ATGCTTTACTGGCTTACGGCACTGTCCGACGGGGGCGATTTTTTCAACCTTTTCAGGTATATCACCTTCCGCGCCGGTGGCGCTTTTCTGACGGCTCTTATTTTTGGGTTCATCTTTGGACCGCCACTGATCAACGTGTTGCGCCGTCGTCAAGGCAAGGGCCAACCCATTCGTGACGATGGCCCCGAGGGGCATCTGGCCAAGGCGGGCACACCGACGATGGGAGGATTGCTCATTGTTGGCGCGCTTTTGACCTCGACGTTGCTTTGGGCGCGGCTTGATAATCCGTTTATCTGGATTGTGCTTTTTGTGACTGTCGGCTTCGCTGCGATCGGCTTTGCGGATGATTATGCCAAGGTCAAAAAGCAGACGACCGCTGGCGTCTCTGGCCGTGTGCGTATGCTGCTTGGGCTGTTGATCAGTGCGATCGCTAGCTATTGGGCGGCGCTCTATCACCCCGATGCGCTACAATATCAGCTGGCGATGCCTGTCTTTAAAGATACATTGATCAACCTTGGCTATCTGTTTGTGCCGTTTTCGATGATTGTAATTGTGGGTGCGGCCAATGCTGTGAACCTCACGGACGGGCTGGACGGCCTTGCAATTATGCCTGTGATGATTGCGGCGGGCACGCTCGGTGTGATTGCTTATGCGGTCGGGCGGGTCGACTTTACCGAATATCTGGATGTGCATTATGTACCCGGGACCGGCGAAATTCTGATCTTTACTGCCGGTATTTTTGGCGGCGGTCTTGGCTTTCTTTGGTATAATGCGCCGCCTGCGGCGGTGTTTATGGGCGACACAGGCTCGCTTGCTTTGGGCGGGGCGCTTGGCGCGATTGCTGTGAGCACAAAGCACGAGATTGTGCTTGCGATCGTCGGCGGTTTGTTTGTCGTTGAGGCGCTCTCTGTGATCATTCAGGTGCTTTACTTCAAGCGCACAGGCAAGCGTGTTTTTCTGATGGCACCGATCCATCACCACTATGAAAAGAAGGGCTGGGCGGAGCCGCAGATTGTGATCCGCTTCTGGATCATATCGCTTATTCTGGCGCTGATCGGCCTTGCGACACTTAAACTTCGTTAA